The Pollutimonas sp. M17 sequence GCGCAACATCGCCGGCCCGTCCAACCCGCATCGCCGGGTGCCCACATCGGAGCTCGCCGCGCGAGGCATCTCCCGCAAGGTCGAGAACGAACCCGGCCTGATGCCCGACGGCGCGGTGATCATCGCCGCCATCACCAGCTGCACCAACACCAGCAATCCGCGCAACGTGATCGCCGCGGGCCTGCTGGCGCGCAACGCCAATGCGCGCGGCCTAACCCGCAAGCCCTGGGTCAAGTCCTCGCTGGCACCGGGCTCCAAGGCGGTGCAGCTCTACCTGGAAGACGCCAAGCTGCTGCCCGAGCTGGAACAGCTGGGTTTCGGCATTGTGGGTTTCGCCTGCACCACCTGTAACGGCATGAGCGGGGCGCTGGATCCGGTCATCCAGAAGGAAGTGGTCGAGCGCGACCTGTACGCCACCGCCGTGCTGTCGGGCAACCGCAATTTCGACGGCCGCATCCACCCCTATGCCAAGCAGGCCTTCCTGGCCTCGCCCCCGCTGGTGGTCGCCTACGCCATTGCCGGCACCATACGTTTCGATATCGAGAAAGACGTGCTGGGCACGGACAAGGACGGCCGTCCGGTCACCCTGAAGGACATCTGGCCCACCGACGATGAAATCGACGCCATCGTCGCCGCCAGCGTCAAGCCTGACTATTTCCGCGTCGTGTACGACCCCATGTTCGCCGCCGCGGCCGATGCGGGCGAACGGCTGAGTCCGCTGTACGAATGGCGCCCGCAAAGCACCTACATCCGCTGCCCGCCCTACTGGGAAGGCGCGCTGGCCGGCGAACGCACACTCAAGGGCATGCGGCCGCTGGCCGTGCTGGGCGACAACATCACCACCGACCACCTGTCGCCATCGAACGCCATCATGGCCAACAGCGCGGCCGGCGAATACCTGGCCAGGATGGGCCTGCCCGAAGAGGACTTCAACTCCTACGCCACGCACCGCGGCGACCACCTGACGGCCCAGCGCGCCACCTTCGCCAACCCGAAGCTGCTGAACGAAATGGTCAAGGAGAATGGACAGGTAAAGCAAGGCTCGCTGGCTCGCATCGAGCCCGAAGGCAAGGTCACCCGCATGTGGGAAGCCATTGAAACCTATATGGAGCGCAAGCAGCCGCTGATCATCGTGGCCGGCGCCGACTACGGCCAGGGCTCCTCGCGCGACTGGGCCGCCAAGGGCGTGCGCCTGGCCGGCGTGGAAGCCATCGTGGCCGAGGGCTTCGAACGCATCCACCGCACCAATCTTGTGGGCATGGGCGTGCTGCCGCTGGAATTCAAGCCGGGCGTGAACCGCCACACCCTGAACATCGACGGCACCGAGACGTACGACGTCCTGGGCGCACCCACGCCGCTGGCCACGCTGACCCTGGTCATCCACCGCCGCAACGGCGAACGCGTCGAAGTGCCGGTCACCTGTCGCCTGGACACGGCGGAAGAAGTGTCCATCTACGAAGCGGGCGGCGTGCTGCAACGCTTCGCCCAGGACTTCATCGAATCGGCGGCGGCTGTTTAAGCAAGGAGAGATGTCATGACGCACGCACCCCAGATCAAAGTGCCGGCCACCTACATGCGCGGCGGCACCAGCAAAGGCGTGTTCTTCCGGCTGCAGGACCTGCCCGAATCCGCCCAGGCGCCCGGCGCGGCCC is a genomic window containing:
- the acnD gene encoding Fe/S-dependent 2-methylisocitrate dehydratase AcnD — encoded protein: MNTANRKPLPGTRLDYFDARAAVDAIRPGAYDTLPYTSRVLAENLVRRCDPATLTDSLKQLIERRRDLDFPWFPARVVCHDILGQTALVDLAGLREAIAAKGGDPSQVNPVVPTQLIVDHSLAVEHAGFEKDAFQKNRAIEDRRNDDRFHFINWTKKAFKNIDVIPPGNGIMHQINLERMSPVVHARDGVAFPDTLVGTDSHTPHVDALGVIAIGVGGLEAESVMLGRASWMRLPDIIGVELTGQLRPGSTATDLVLALTEFLRKEKVVSSYLEFYGEGASRLTLGDRATISNMTPEYGATAAMFYIDRQTIDYLKLTGRDDEQVRLVETYAKQAGLWADSLKTAQYERVLKFDLSTVVRNIAGPSNPHRRVPTSELAARGISRKVENEPGLMPDGAVIIAAITSCTNTSNPRNVIAAGLLARNANARGLTRKPWVKSSLAPGSKAVQLYLEDAKLLPELEQLGFGIVGFACTTCNGMSGALDPVIQKEVVERDLYATAVLSGNRNFDGRIHPYAKQAFLASPPLVVAYAIAGTIRFDIEKDVLGTDKDGRPVTLKDIWPTDDEIDAIVAASVKPDYFRVVYDPMFAAAADAGERLSPLYEWRPQSTYIRCPPYWEGALAGERTLKGMRPLAVLGDNITTDHLSPSNAIMANSAAGEYLARMGLPEEDFNSYATHRGDHLTAQRATFANPKLLNEMVKENGQVKQGSLARIEPEGKVTRMWEAIETYMERKQPLIIVAGADYGQGSSRDWAAKGVRLAGVEAIVAEGFERIHRTNLVGMGVLPLEFKPGVNRHTLNIDGTETYDVLGAPTPLATLTLVIHRRNGERVEVPVTCRLDTAEEVSIYEAGGVLQRFAQDFIESAAAV